A genomic region of Candidatus Eisenbacteria bacterium contains the following coding sequences:
- a CDS encoding carbohydrate binding domain-containing protein produces the protein MARPAAADAPGPIGPPILVDTSTTPDFPHVAAYMTLSSDGHQLDSDAMVAKLARFNLAVIPSSPATERLAGRLRQLRTLNPKIVLLAYFPADFMWDGSLYPVGNIYGDCWRMFQSHDWWLHNTSGTPFSFFGHTFDLTNPVVQDSLAAFFQQRVMSSGLWDGLFLDDFCESIWWKQAYAGQSIDLNRDGQPDAQAVFDPIWKTATDSLAAKVRRRIGWQTTFVGNCAYSSKWTTMNGWMREDFPRAGSWTANMFSTSGGYLVNEQKYLAPRFNFIYSTSAPPPAQYDPTNIAFMRYCLASTLLGNGYFMFDPRVDTLLVSDFWYDEYDGGGRGAGYLGQPLGSLYQQIGILSTANVLTNTGFESGFTGWHAYNLGGTWVTDASTHTEGLVSAHGLIPSATAGGSQVHLQQTVTLTSNGTWSATFWAKAAAPRTMWVHVQRVASPYTILCYTPVTLGTAWQQYQVAFNNTAGSVQANIQLQFGQQAVDVWADDVRLQRGTSSVYRRDFHNGTVLVNSSSPSVTLPLGRTYYRLFGDQDPMTNNGQPLTEAVIGGYSGMILVTAAPVYPMGVPAPGDTPPSTLALAALRNPARGPLEFELRLTSAADVEVTVYDLAGRAVAQPHRGSLPAGTRTLNWDGRGAGGARCAAGLYFVRAVARSQAATTVRTTRIALLP, from the coding sequence ATGGCGCGTCCCGCAGCCGCGGACGCGCCCGGGCCGATCGGCCCGCCGATCCTGGTGGACACCTCCACCACTCCGGACTTTCCGCACGTCGCCGCGTACATGACCCTCTCCAGCGACGGCCACCAGCTGGACTCCGACGCCATGGTCGCGAAGCTGGCCCGCTTCAACCTGGCGGTGATCCCGTCCAGCCCGGCCACCGAGCGGCTGGCCGGGCGGCTGCGGCAGCTGCGGACGCTCAACCCGAAGATCGTCCTGCTGGCCTACTTTCCCGCCGACTTCATGTGGGACGGCTCGCTGTACCCGGTGGGGAACATCTACGGCGACTGCTGGCGCATGTTCCAGTCGCACGACTGGTGGCTGCACAACACTTCCGGGACCCCGTTCAGCTTTTTCGGGCACACCTTCGACCTCACCAACCCGGTGGTCCAGGACAGCCTCGCCGCGTTCTTCCAGCAGCGGGTGATGTCGAGCGGGCTGTGGGACGGCCTGTTCCTGGACGATTTCTGCGAGTCCATATGGTGGAAGCAGGCGTACGCCGGCCAGAGCATAGACCTGAACCGTGACGGCCAGCCGGATGCGCAGGCGGTGTTCGACCCCATCTGGAAGACGGCCACCGACTCGCTGGCGGCGAAGGTGCGACGGCGGATCGGGTGGCAGACCACGTTCGTCGGCAACTGCGCCTACAGCTCCAAGTGGACCACCATGAACGGCTGGATGCGCGAGGACTTCCCCCGCGCGGGCTCCTGGACCGCCAACATGTTCTCCACCTCCGGCGGATACCTGGTGAACGAGCAGAAGTACCTGGCGCCCCGCTTCAACTTCATCTACAGCACCTCCGCCCCCCCGCCGGCCCAGTACGACCCGACGAACATCGCCTTCATGCGCTACTGCCTGGCCAGCACGCTGCTCGGCAACGGGTACTTCATGTTCGACCCGCGGGTGGACACGCTGCTGGTGAGCGACTTCTGGTACGACGAGTACGACGGCGGCGGGCGCGGCGCGGGATACCTGGGGCAGCCGCTGGGGAGCCTGTATCAGCAGATCGGGATCCTCTCCACGGCCAACGTGCTGACCAACACCGGCTTCGAGTCCGGGTTCACCGGCTGGCATGCCTACAACCTGGGGGGCACCTGGGTGACGGACGCCTCCACGCACACCGAGGGCCTCGTTTCCGCGCACGGGCTGATCCCGTCGGCCACTGCCGGCGGCAGCCAGGTGCACCTGCAGCAAACGGTGACGCTGACCTCGAATGGCACCTGGTCGGCCACGTTCTGGGCGAAGGCCGCCGCGCCGCGGACCATGTGGGTGCATGTCCAGCGCGTCGCCAGCCCCTACACCATCCTCTGCTACACGCCGGTGACCCTGGGAACGGCGTGGCAGCAATACCAAGTCGCGTTCAACAACACCGCCGGGTCGGTCCAGGCAAATATCCAATTGCAGTTCGGGCAGCAGGCGGTGGACGTGTGGGCGGACGACGTGCGATTACAGCGCGGCACGTCCAGCGTGTACCGGCGGGACTTTCACAACGGAACGGTGCTGGTGAACTCCAGCAGCCCCAGTGTCACGCTGCCCCTGGGCCGGACCTACTACCGCCTGTTCGGAGACCAGGACCCCATGACCAACAATGGCCAGCCGCTGACCGAGGCCGTGATCGGTGGCTACAGCGGCATGATCCTGGTGACCGCGGCACCGGTGTACCCCATGGGGGTCCCCGCCCCGGGGGACACCCCGCCCTCGACCCTCGCGCTCGCGGCGCTGCGCAACCCGGCGCGCGGCCCGCTGGAATTCGAACTCCGGCTGACCTCCGCCGCCGACGTCGAGGTCACGGTCTACGATCTCGCCGGGCGCGCCGTGGCGCAGCCGCACCGCGGAAGCCTCCCCGCGGGCACGCGCACCCTCAACTGGGACGGCCGCGGCGCGGGCGGCGCGCGGTGCGCCGCGGGCCTGTACTTCGTGCGGGCCGTGGCCCGCTCCCAGGCGGCGACGACCGTTCGCACGACACGGATCGCCCTGCTTCCGTAG
- the tsaB gene encoding tRNA (adenosine(37)-N6)-threonylcarbamoyltransferase complex dimerization subunit type 1 TsaB, giving the protein MMRLALETASHWIGVALLDGERVLAEFHEQRPTGQSGALTPAVRLVLERAGVTLAEVRGLAVCEGPGSFTGLRVGAAFGRALADARGIPIVPVPATLALALGAAVEVASPARVVMAAAGDVAFSQALAAASGRVVEVVASTGLEPASMSAAAAGRGLPVPVAAAPLERICYAELVSAPAAAGEVWVCDPVAAGKLVGAAARLVVLEPRAAWVGVYAERAGRAAPAREFLPVYGHRPAFRKRVRPT; this is encoded by the coding sequence ATGATGCGCCTCGCGCTCGAGACCGCCTCCCACTGGATCGGCGTGGCGCTGCTGGACGGGGAGCGCGTGCTGGCGGAGTTCCACGAACAGCGCCCCACGGGCCAGTCCGGGGCGCTCACCCCGGCGGTGCGCCTGGTGCTGGAGCGAGCGGGTGTGACGCTTGCCGAAGTGCGCGGGCTGGCGGTCTGCGAAGGGCCCGGGTCGTTCACCGGCCTTCGTGTGGGGGCGGCGTTCGGCCGGGCGCTGGCCGACGCCCGGGGCATTCCCATCGTGCCGGTGCCGGCCACGCTGGCCCTGGCGCTGGGCGCGGCGGTGGAGGTGGCGTCGCCCGCGCGGGTGGTGATGGCCGCCGCGGGAGATGTGGCGTTCTCGCAGGCGCTGGCGGCGGCCTCCGGCAGGGTTGTGGAGGTGGTGGCCTCCACCGGGTTGGAGCCCGCCTCGATGAGCGCTGCTGCGGCTGGCCGGGGGCTTCCCGTGCCCGTCGCCGCCGCGCCCCTGGAGCGCATCTGCTACGCCGAACTGGTCTCGGCCCCGGCCGCCGCCGGCGAGGTCTGGGTGTGCGACCCGGTGGCTGCCGGGAAGCTGGTCGGGGCCGCCGCGCGCCTGGTGGTGCTGGAACCGCGGGCGGCCTGGGTGGGCGTCTACGCTGAGCGCGCGGGCCGGGCGGCCCCCGCGCGGGAGTTCCTGCCGGTCTATGGCCATCGACCCGCGTTCCGGAAGCGCGTCCGGCCCACTTGA
- the tsaE gene encoding tRNA (adenosine(37)-N6)-threonylcarbamoyltransferase complex ATPase subunit type 1 TsaE translates to MGLKEAPRASRREFLPDAAATERLGERLAGLLEPRDVVVLTGPLGAGKTTLVRGLARGLGSASHVRSASFAWVQEYRARIPLVHLDLYRLRHPEDLDGIGWDEYRERDAVLVVEWGERAGAALPDARWEVTLETEGDGRVARMEARGEGPVRRAAGWAADAAGTAGTAGTADAAGTADAGDAAGTADAAGTAGAADPAGSGA, encoded by the coding sequence GTGGGCCTCAAGGAGGCGCCGCGCGCGTCGCGCCGCGAGTTCCTGCCCGATGCCGCCGCCACCGAGCGCCTGGGGGAGCGGCTGGCGGGGCTGCTGGAGCCGCGCGACGTCGTGGTGCTGACCGGCCCGCTGGGCGCGGGCAAGACCACGCTGGTGCGCGGTCTCGCACGCGGCCTGGGCAGCGCCTCCCATGTGCGCAGCGCCTCCTTCGCATGGGTGCAGGAATACCGCGCCCGGATCCCGCTGGTGCACCTGGACCTCTACCGCCTGCGCCACCCCGAAGATCTGGATGGCATCGGCTGGGACGAGTACCGCGAGCGCGACGCCGTGCTGGTGGTCGAATGGGGCGAGCGGGCCGGGGCGGCGCTGCCGGACGCGCGCTGGGAAGTGACGCTGGAGACGGAAGGCGACGGCCGGGTGGCGCGCATGGAAGCCCGTGGCGAAGGCCCGGTGCGGCGCGCGGCGGGCTGGGCGGCGGACGCGGCGGGCACGGCCGGCACGGCGGGCACGGCGGACGCGGCGGGCACGGCGGACGCGGGGGACGCGGCAGGCACGGCGGACGCGGCGGGCACGGCCGGCGCAGCGGACCCGGCCGGGAGCGGCGCATGA
- a CDS encoding PglZ domain-containing protein, whose amino-acid sequence MAELRRRILWADDEIEFLKPHILFLKDKGYDVTPVSNGRDAVEKVRTEAFEAVLLDEMMPGMGGLETLDLLKQISPGLPVILVTKSEEEQLMEDAIGRRISGYLIKPVNPTQIQLELKRVLEGGKLEDRRLTRDFVAELTRIRTTEVGGLDWRGWMQLYRRIVEWELELESLRDRSLADALAEQKRSFNLEFGRYVEQHYGRWVRDKANPDRPVLSVDVVGRVVVPRLLEGRQVALLVIDCLRLDQWLALEKLLEPHFDIKCEEYYSILPTATPYSRNALFSGLTPLEMHRQFPEHWSESEGDEGSKNRHERFFLEQHLGRLGVPDAGNLKYFKVYTAEEGMSVRRQVGGMRKLPLVAMVYNFVDTFSHGRSEVEILQEFVPDEAAFRAHVATWFNHSSLFDTLRQLAVQDVTVVVTTDHGSILAKRSALVKANRETSTSLRYKYGNNLVCDDRQSMHIKNPAECMLPDTGLNKHYLMAKEDFYFVYRNRFHEYERQYRGSFQHGGISMEEMILPLAVLEPRKA is encoded by the coding sequence ATGGCGGAACTCCGCAGAAGAATCCTCTGGGCCGACGACGAGATCGAGTTTCTCAAGCCCCACATCCTGTTCCTGAAGGACAAGGGATACGACGTCACGCCGGTGTCCAACGGCCGCGACGCCGTGGAGAAGGTGCGCACCGAGGCGTTCGAGGCGGTGCTGCTCGACGAGATGATGCCCGGCATGGGCGGCCTCGAGACCCTGGACCTCCTCAAGCAGATCTCGCCGGGCCTGCCGGTGATCCTGGTCACCAAGAGCGAGGAAGAGCAGCTGATGGAGGACGCCATCGGGCGGCGCATCAGCGGCTATCTCATCAAGCCGGTGAACCCCACGCAGATCCAGCTGGAGCTCAAGCGGGTGCTGGAGGGCGGCAAGCTCGAGGACCGCCGCCTCACGCGCGACTTCGTGGCGGAGCTCACGCGCATCCGCACCACCGAAGTGGGCGGGCTGGACTGGCGCGGATGGATGCAGCTGTACCGGCGCATCGTGGAGTGGGAGCTGGAGCTGGAGTCGCTGCGCGACCGCAGCCTGGCCGACGCGCTGGCCGAGCAGAAGCGCAGCTTCAACCTGGAATTCGGCCGCTACGTGGAGCAGCACTACGGTCGCTGGGTGCGTGACAAGGCCAATCCCGACCGCCCGGTGCTCTCGGTGGACGTGGTGGGCCGCGTGGTGGTCCCGCGGCTGCTGGAGGGCCGCCAGGTGGCGCTGCTGGTGATCGACTGCCTGCGCCTGGACCAGTGGCTGGCGCTGGAGAAGCTGCTGGAGCCGCACTTCGACATCAAGTGCGAGGAGTATTACTCCATTCTGCCCACGGCCACGCCGTACTCGCGCAACGCGCTGTTCAGCGGCCTCACGCCGCTGGAGATGCACCGGCAGTTCCCGGAGCACTGGAGCGAGAGCGAGGGCGACGAGGGCAGCAAGAACCGCCACGAGCGGTTCTTCCTGGAGCAGCACCTGGGACGCCTGGGCGTGCCCGACGCGGGCAACCTCAAGTACTTCAAGGTGTACACCGCCGAGGAGGGCATGAGCGTGCGCCGCCAGGTGGGCGGGATGCGGAAGCTCCCCCTGGTGGCGATGGTCTACAACTTCGTGGATACCTTCTCACACGGCCGCTCGGAAGTGGAGATCCTCCAGGAGTTCGTGCCCGACGAGGCCGCCTTCCGCGCCCACGTGGCCACCTGGTTCAACCACTCCTCGCTGTTCGACACGCTGCGGCAGCTGGCGGTGCAGGACGTGACCGTGGTGGTGACCACCGACCATGGTTCCATCCTGGCCAAGCGCTCGGCGCTGGTGAAGGCCAACCGCGAGACGTCCACCAGCCTGCGCTACAAGTACGGCAACAACCTGGTGTGCGACGACCGCCAGAGTATGCACATCAAGAACCCCGCCGAGTGCATGCTGCCGGACACCGGCCTCAACAAGCACTACCTGATGGCGAAGGAGGATTTCTACTTCGTCTACCGCAACCGGTTCCACGAATACGAGCGGCAGTACCGCGGCAGTTTCCAGCACGGGGGCATCTCCATGGAGGAGATGATCCTGCCGCTGGCGGTGCTGGAGCCGCGAAAGGCGTAG
- a CDS encoding HAMP domain-containing histidine kinase, giving the protein MPTSRSTRLPPRLRVLLVTLSLGLLVAVFFLTNSIIGQLRGQTEDLSRWVAQFCADASFPASADTTIAPIFRKLVDRIKFPLVITDDQGRPRAWKGIRVSPTAVSADDINRVGTTDLPMRVRAVLAEVADEARRLDQLNTPIAMKSPENGSVIGYVHYGNPTALRSLRWIPVAQVLAILVFVVLGYWLLRSVRLHEQRSIYVGMARETAHQLGTPLSSLAGWLELLRERTSHQEGPEVRLPSESFRETLEEMQNDADRLNTVAARFSRVGSEPILTQQDVVPIVREAVLYFRKRLPQQSTRVSVAEHYDEVPPVNVNRELLSWAVENLLNNALNASGPGDGRVQVTVRRRRQREAVEIEVRDNGRGMTAAERERAFEPGFTTRKRGWGLGLTLVRRIVEEYHGGRVDIAQTEQGKGTAFVISFPT; this is encoded by the coding sequence GTGCCGACGTCCCGCTCCACCCGCCTGCCGCCCCGCTTGAGGGTCCTGCTGGTGACCCTGAGCCTCGGGCTCCTCGTGGCGGTGTTCTTCCTCACCAACAGCATCATCGGCCAGCTGCGCGGCCAGACCGAGGATCTCTCGCGCTGGGTGGCGCAGTTCTGCGCCGACGCGTCGTTCCCCGCGAGCGCCGACACCACCATCGCGCCCATCTTCCGCAAGCTGGTGGACCGGATCAAGTTCCCGCTGGTGATCACCGACGACCAGGGGCGCCCGCGCGCGTGGAAGGGCATCCGCGTGAGCCCCACCGCGGTCTCGGCGGACGACATCAACCGCGTGGGCACCACCGACCTTCCCATGCGCGTGCGTGCCGTGCTCGCGGAAGTGGCCGACGAGGCGCGCCGCCTGGACCAGCTGAACACGCCCATCGCGATGAAGAGCCCCGAGAACGGGAGTGTGATCGGCTACGTGCACTACGGCAATCCCACCGCGCTGCGCAGCCTGCGCTGGATCCCGGTGGCGCAGGTGCTGGCGATCCTCGTGTTCGTGGTGCTGGGCTACTGGCTGCTGCGGAGCGTGCGCCTGCACGAGCAGCGCAGCATCTACGTGGGGATGGCGCGCGAGACCGCCCACCAGCTGGGCACGCCGCTCTCCTCGCTGGCCGGCTGGCTGGAGCTGCTGCGCGAGCGCACCTCGCACCAGGAGGGCCCGGAGGTGCGCCTGCCGTCCGAGTCCTTCCGCGAGACGCTGGAGGAGATGCAGAACGACGCGGACCGGCTCAACACCGTGGCCGCGCGGTTCAGCCGCGTGGGCTCGGAGCCCATCCTGACCCAGCAGGACGTCGTGCCGATCGTGCGCGAGGCCGTGCTATACTTCCGAAAACGCCTGCCGCAGCAGTCCACGCGCGTGTCCGTCGCCGAGCACTACGACGAAGTCCCCCCGGTCAACGTGAACCGGGAGCTGCTCTCCTGGGCCGTGGAGAACCTCCTGAACAACGCGCTGAACGCCAGCGGGCCCGGGGACGGGCGCGTGCAGGTCACCGTGCGCCGCCGGAGGCAGCGGGAGGCGGTGGAGATCGAGGTGCGCGACAACGGCCGCGGCATGACCGCCGCCGAGCGCGAGCGGGCCTTCGAGCCCGGCTTCACCACGCGCAAGCGCGGGTGGGGCCTGGGGCTCACGCTGGTGCGGCGCATCGTCGAGGAATACCACGGGGGACGCGTGGACATCGCCCAGACCGAGCAGGGCAAGGGCACCGCGTTCGTCATCTCGTTCCCCACCTAG
- a CDS encoding acetyl-CoA carboxylase carboxyltransferase subunit beta, producing the protein MTWLEKTREKLKGVPKRDLPGGLWVKCDGCSEILYKKELEKTLWTCPSCNHHFRVPAMTFVKMLSDEFAEVDREVISADPLNFRGSAKTYKDQVRQARAKTGLNEALLTGEAKLEGQPYWLGVMDFGFMGGSMGSAVGEKFARLGERALTTRRPLIVSSQSGGARMQEGVLSLMQLARACVRLAELEEAGVPFISIMTHPTTGGTTASFASLGDVILAEPQALIGFAGARVIAQTIRQELPPGFQRAEFLLEHGMVDRVVHRKDLRATLSFLLRFYAARDRGSRGA; encoded by the coding sequence ATGACCTGGCTGGAGAAGACGCGCGAGAAACTCAAGGGCGTGCCCAAGCGCGACCTGCCCGGCGGACTGTGGGTGAAGTGCGACGGGTGCAGCGAAATCCTGTACAAGAAGGAGCTCGAGAAGACGCTGTGGACGTGCCCGTCCTGCAACCACCACTTCCGCGTCCCGGCGATGACGTTCGTGAAGATGCTCAGCGACGAGTTCGCCGAGGTGGACCGGGAGGTCATCTCCGCCGACCCGCTGAACTTCCGCGGCAGCGCCAAGACCTACAAGGACCAGGTGCGGCAGGCGCGCGCCAAGACCGGCCTGAACGAGGCGCTGCTCACCGGCGAGGCGAAGCTGGAAGGACAGCCCTACTGGCTGGGGGTGATGGACTTCGGCTTCATGGGCGGCAGCATGGGCTCGGCCGTGGGCGAGAAGTTCGCGCGCCTGGGGGAGAGGGCGCTCACGACGCGCCGGCCGCTCATCGTGTCCTCGCAGTCGGGAGGCGCGCGGATGCAGGAGGGCGTGCTGTCGCTGATGCAGCTGGCGCGCGCCTGCGTTCGGCTCGCGGAGCTGGAGGAGGCGGGCGTGCCGTTCATCTCCATCATGACGCACCCCACCACCGGGGGCACCACCGCCAGCTTCGCGTCGCTGGGCGACGTGATCCTGGCCGAGCCCCAGGCGCTGATCGGCTTCGCGGGCGCGCGGGTGATCGCGCAGACCATTCGCCAGGAGCTCCCGCCCGGGTTCCAGCGGGCCGAGTTCCTGCTGGAGCACGGCATGGTGGACCGCGTGGTGCACCGCAAGGACCTGCGCGCCACCCTCTCGTTCCTGCTCCGCTTCTACGCCGCGAGGGACCGCGGGAGCCGGGGTGCCTGA
- the serS gene encoding serine--tRNA ligase → MLDVKFIRNQPDRVRWAVEQKGADPRADVDRFLALDEDRRRITTEVDDLRAKRNAASEEIGRKAKAGGDKTELEGMKAKMRDVGARIAELEKGLTALEEEQDGLARWIPNVPHESVPAGDASKNVVVREWGTPAPAGQALPHWEIGAKLGVLDFERASKVSGSGFILYTGLGARLERALIQFFLDANGRRGYREVSPPYLIRPECLFGTGQLPKLESDMYKLQDEDLYLNPTAEVPVTNIYRDEILPGEQLPIKLTAYCPSFRREAGAAGRDTRGMVRVHQFDKVEGVKFVAPETSYDELEALVGDAEELLKALELPYRVLLLASGDMSFAASKCYDLEVWAPAEGRWLEVSSCSCFEAFQARRANIRFRRDAKSKPEHVHTLNGSLLALPRIVVGLLEQHQDPDGRVRVPKALRPYLEGREYLED, encoded by the coding sequence ATGCTCGACGTCAAGTTCATCCGCAACCAGCCCGACCGAGTGCGGTGGGCGGTGGAGCAGAAGGGCGCGGACCCGCGCGCCGACGTGGACCGCTTCCTGGCGCTCGACGAGGACCGCCGCCGCATCACCACCGAAGTGGACGACCTGCGCGCGAAGCGCAACGCCGCCTCCGAGGAGATCGGCAGGAAGGCCAAGGCCGGGGGCGACAAGACCGAGCTGGAGGGGATGAAGGCGAAGATGCGCGACGTGGGCGCGCGCATCGCCGAGCTGGAGAAGGGGCTGACCGCGCTGGAGGAGGAGCAGGACGGCCTCGCGCGCTGGATCCCCAACGTGCCACACGAGAGCGTGCCCGCGGGCGACGCCTCGAAGAACGTGGTGGTGCGGGAGTGGGGCACGCCGGCCCCGGCGGGGCAGGCGCTGCCGCACTGGGAGATCGGGGCCAAGCTGGGGGTGCTGGACTTCGAGCGCGCCAGCAAGGTCTCGGGCTCGGGGTTCATCCTCTACACCGGCCTGGGTGCCAGGCTGGAGCGGGCGCTGATCCAGTTCTTCCTGGATGCCAACGGGCGCCGCGGCTACCGCGAGGTGTCACCGCCCTACCTGATCCGGCCGGAGTGCCTGTTCGGCACGGGCCAGCTGCCCAAGCTGGAAAGCGACATGTACAAGCTGCAGGACGAGGACCTGTACCTCAATCCCACGGCCGAGGTGCCGGTCACCAACATCTACCGCGACGAGATCCTGCCCGGCGAGCAGCTGCCCATCAAACTCACGGCGTACTGCCCCAGCTTCCGCCGCGAGGCGGGCGCGGCCGGCCGCGACACCCGCGGCATGGTCCGGGTGCACCAGTTCGACAAGGTGGAGGGTGTGAAGTTCGTGGCGCCCGAGACTTCCTACGACGAGCTGGAAGCGCTGGTGGGCGACGCGGAGGAGCTGCTCAAGGCCCTGGAGCTGCCCTACCGGGTGCTGCTGCTCGCTTCGGGCGACATGAGCTTCGCGGCCAGCAAGTGCTACGACCTGGAGGTGTGGGCGCCCGCCGAGGGGCGCTGGCTGGAAGTCAGCTCGTGCAGCTGCTTCGAGGCCTTCCAGGCGCGGCGCGCCAACATCCGCTTCCGGCGCGACGCCAAGTCCAAGCCCGAGCACGTGCACACGCTGAACGGCTCGCTGCTGGCGCTGCCGCGGATCGTCGTCGGGCTGCTGGAGCAGCACCAGGATCCCGACGGCCGCGTGCGGGTGCCGAAGGCGCTGCGGCCGTACCTGGAAGGACGCGAGTACCTGGAGGACTAG
- the rimI gene encoding ribosomal protein S18-alanine N-acetyltransferase, whose amino-acid sequence MERRIFVDPWPESAFRNELADPLLSWVRVARRDGLLAGYLVAWRVSVEVHLTNVGVVPEFRRQGVAQALLDDLLAEADRMRAEMITLEVRASNLAAIALYERNGFRRMGVRRRYYTVGREDALVMTLDLAARHTEGDA is encoded by the coding sequence GTGGAGCGGCGGATCTTCGTGGACCCGTGGCCGGAGTCGGCGTTCCGCAACGAGCTTGCCGATCCGCTGCTCTCGTGGGTGCGCGTGGCGCGCCGGGACGGGCTGCTGGCCGGGTACCTGGTGGCGTGGCGGGTGAGTGTCGAGGTGCACCTGACGAACGTGGGCGTGGTGCCCGAGTTCCGCCGCCAGGGGGTGGCGCAGGCGCTGCTGGACGATCTGCTGGCCGAGGCGGACCGGATGCGGGCCGAGATGATCACGCTGGAAGTGCGCGCCTCCAACCTGGCGGCCATCGCGCTGTACGAGCGCAACGGCTTCCGCCGCATGGGCGTGCGCAGGCGATACTACACGGTGGGCCGCGAGGACGCGCTGGTGATGACGCTGGACCTGGCGGCGAGGCACACGGAAGGGGACGCATGA
- a CDS encoding bifunctional folylpolyglutamate synthase/dihydrofolate synthase: protein MPDPRLGRLFRLERRGYLWGLRGIRALLTWCGRPERRYATVLVGGTNGKGSTAAALDRILREAGFRTGLYTSPHLVDFRERVRVDGRCMPAERLGALLRRFVPRGEHHGHSFFEVATAMALRHFADARVEIAVLEVGLGGRLDSTNAVSPEVSVLTGASLEHTEYLGDTLEEIAWEKAAIARRARPVVTGGRARARDLLEAAAAARGARVVRARRAARLSVRSMGLEGMELELPSGARLSTPLIGRHQVSNLECAAAAALQLRARGFAVDPLHVARGLAATRWPARFEWLARRRVLLDVAHNPEAAAAFARTWREVMPRRGVGVLGMLADKDARAVARALRPCARRLVVTAPDTVRAMPAERLSRAVGRVPHSVVPGVAAAVRAALQERRPGEPVFVTGSLYTVGEAMRALGHHVADRL from the coding sequence GTGCCTGATCCGCGGCTCGGCCGGCTGTTCCGGCTCGAGCGCCGCGGCTACCTGTGGGGACTGCGTGGCATCCGGGCGCTGCTGACCTGGTGCGGGCGCCCCGAGCGCCGCTACGCCACCGTGCTGGTGGGCGGCACCAACGGCAAGGGCTCCACGGCGGCCGCGCTCGACCGCATCCTCCGGGAGGCGGGCTTCCGCACCGGGCTGTACACGTCCCCCCACCTCGTTGACTTCCGGGAGCGCGTCCGCGTGGACGGCCGATGCATGCCGGCCGAACGGCTGGGGGCGCTGCTGCGCCGCTTCGTGCCCCGCGGCGAACACCACGGGCACTCGTTCTTCGAGGTGGCCACGGCCATGGCGCTGCGCCACTTCGCCGACGCGCGCGTGGAGATCGCGGTGCTGGAGGTGGGCCTGGGCGGGCGGCTGGATTCCACCAACGCGGTCTCGCCGGAAGTGTCGGTGCTCACCGGTGCGAGCCTCGAGCACACCGAGTACCTCGGGGACACTCTCGAGGAGATCGCCTGGGAAAAGGCCGCCATTGCCCGGCGCGCGCGGCCCGTGGTGACCGGGGGCCGCGCGCGCGCCCGCGACCTGCTGGAAGCCGCCGCTGCGGCGCGCGGAGCCCGAGTGGTGCGCGCGCGCCGCGCCGCCCGGCTCTCGGTGCGCTCCATGGGACTCGAGGGGATGGAACTGGAACTGCCCTCGGGCGCGCGTTTGTCGACCCCGCTGATCGGCCGCCACCAGGTGTCGAACCTCGAGTGCGCGGCGGCGGCGGCGCTGCAGCTGCGCGCGCGCGGCTTCGCGGTGGACCCGCTGCACGTGGCGCGCGGTCTGGCCGCGACGCGCTGGCCGGCGAGGTTCGAGTGGCTGGCGCGACGGCGCGTGCTGCTGGATGTGGCGCACAACCCCGAGGCGGCGGCGGCCTTCGCCCGCACCTGGAGGGAAGTGATGCCGCGCCGCGGCGTGGGCGTGCTGGGAATGCTGGCGGACAAGGACGCCCGCGCCGTGGCCCGGGCCCTGCGTCCGTGCGCCCGGCGGCTGGTGGTCACCGCGCCGGACACCGTCCGCGCCATGCCGGCGGAGCGGTTGTCGCGCGCGGTGGGACGCGTTCCCCACTCGGTCGTGCCCGGCGTGGCGGCCGCGGTGCGGGCCGCGCTGCAGGAGCGCCGTCCGGGGGAACCGGTGTTCGTTACCGGCTCGCTGTACACTGTGGGGGAGGCCATGCGGGCCCTGGGTCACCATGTGGCGGACCGGCTGTAG